In a genomic window of Pseudoxanthomonas indica:
- the murC gene encoding UDP-N-acetylmuramate--L-alanine ligase: MMAAARERRLQHTGNLAGEFRRVHFVGIGGSGMSGIAEVLCTLGYEVSGSDNADNASTRRLASLGARVMRGHNASNVLGTDCVVVSSAIKNDNPELMEARSQRIPIVPRAAMLAELMRFRRGIAVAGTHGKTTTTSLTAAILSEGGLDPTFVIGGQLLAAGANAKLGDGQWLVAEADESDGSFLRLNPLIAIITNIDADHLENYGNDFERVKEAFAEFLQRLPFYGLAVLCIDDPEVAALAAETPRHVMTYGFAANADVRAENVSQDAGRMRFSLRLPEDVSIDVTLALPGRHNVQNALAAAAVAWQLGVSPQNIGAALEKFAGIGRRFNDLGTVTTAQGARVQLVDDYGHHPRELAAVFAAARGGWPDKRLVVAFQPHRYSRTRDQFDAFAAVLSEADALVLSEVYPAGEAPIAGADAKSLARAIRARGRNEPVVVSQVGDLVDVLPDVLRDGDLLLLMGAGDIGHVSQQLAAHGFVKPNDAKA, from the coding sequence ATGATGGCCGCCGCACGCGAACGTCGCCTGCAGCACACCGGCAACCTGGCGGGCGAGTTCCGCCGCGTCCATTTCGTCGGCATCGGTGGCTCGGGCATGAGCGGTATCGCCGAGGTGCTGTGCACGCTGGGCTATGAAGTCTCCGGTTCGGACAACGCCGACAACGCCTCCACGCGCCGGCTGGCGTCGCTGGGTGCACGCGTCATGCGCGGCCACAATGCCTCCAACGTGCTGGGCACCGATTGCGTGGTGGTCTCCAGCGCCATCAAGAACGACAACCCCGAACTGATGGAAGCGCGCTCGCAGCGCATTCCGATCGTGCCGCGCGCGGCGATGCTGGCCGAGCTGATGCGCTTCCGTCGCGGCATTGCCGTGGCCGGCACCCATGGCAAGACCACCACCACCAGCCTGACCGCCGCGATCCTGAGCGAGGGTGGCCTGGATCCGACCTTCGTCATCGGTGGCCAGCTGCTCGCGGCCGGCGCCAACGCCAAGCTCGGCGATGGCCAGTGGCTGGTGGCCGAGGCGGATGAAAGCGATGGCAGCTTCCTGCGCCTGAATCCGCTGATCGCGATCATCACCAACATCGACGCCGATCATCTGGAGAACTACGGCAACGATTTCGAGCGGGTCAAGGAAGCCTTCGCCGAGTTCCTGCAGCGCCTGCCGTTCTACGGCCTGGCGGTGCTGTGCATCGATGATCCGGAAGTAGCCGCGCTGGCCGCGGAAACCCCGCGCCACGTGATGACCTACGGCTTTGCCGCCAACGCCGACGTGCGTGCGGAAAACGTCAGCCAGGACGCCGGCCGCATGCGCTTCAGCCTGCGCCTGCCGGAAGACGTGAGCATCGACGTGACCTTGGCGCTGCCGGGCCGGCACAACGTGCAGAACGCGCTCGCTGCCGCCGCCGTGGCCTGGCAGTTGGGCGTGTCGCCGCAGAACATCGGCGCCGCGCTGGAGAAGTTCGCCGGCATCGGGCGACGTTTCAACGATCTGGGCACGGTCACCACCGCGCAGGGCGCACGCGTGCAACTGGTCGACGACTACGGTCACCACCCCAGGGAACTGGCGGCCGTGTTCGCCGCCGCGCGTGGCGGTTGGCCGGACAAGCGCCTGGTGGTCGCCTTCCAGCCGCATCGCTACAGCCGCACGCGGGATCAGTTCGACGCCTTTGCGGCGGTGCTCTCCGAAGCCGACGCGCTGGTCTTGAGCGAGGTGTATCCGGCCGGCGAAGCGCCGATTGCCGGCGCCGACGCAAAGTCGCTGGCGCGCGCGATCCGTGCGCGTGGCCGCAATGAACCGGTGGTGGTGAGCCAGGTCGGTGATCTGGTGGACGTGCTGCCCGACGTGCTGCGCGACGGCGATCTGCTGTTGCTGATGGGCGCCGGCGATATCGGTCATGTGTCGCAGCAGTTGGCGGCGCATGGCTTTGTCAAACCGAATGATGCCAAGGCCTGA
- a CDS encoding DUF721 domain-containing protein, whose protein sequence is MSDSKSKPRGPNYPQRALQAALTGSATDPVRRALWLDDLEQQLRPCLPPALAPHCRLANVAGERLVFIVDSPVWRAKLRLASAELLDAARSIGLTVTEVTVKISLSPLHPPLRADGPATTPVTDASRKALAAVLASLETPNSSGDTTPGSRRGGRKR, encoded by the coding sequence ATGTCTGATTCGAAGTCCAAGCCGCGTGGTCCGAACTACCCGCAGCGCGCCTTGCAGGCCGCACTGACGGGGTCCGCTACCGACCCGGTCCGTCGTGCCCTCTGGCTCGACGACTTGGAACAGCAACTTCGCCCCTGTCTCCCGCCCGCCCTGGCCCCGCATTGCCGATTGGCGAATGTGGCCGGCGAACGGCTCGTTTTTATCGTCGACTCCCCCGTGTGGCGCGCCAAACTCAGGCTTGCCTCGGCCGAACTCCTTGATGCGGCCCGTTCCATCGGCCTGACAGTCACCGAAGTCACCGTCAAAATTTCTTTGTCTCCACTCCATCCGCCGCTCCGGGCCGATGGACCTGCAACTACCCCTGTCACTGACGCGTCGCGCAAAGCGCTTGCAGCCGTCCTGGCGTCCCTGGAAACCCCGAACTCTTCCGGGGACACAACTCCTGGCAGCCGGCGCGGCGGGCGAAAGCGGTAG
- the ftsA gene encoding cell division protein FtsA — translation MNRKGDKSLIVGLDIGTSKVTALVGEYAPGNPIEVIGIGSHESRGLKRGVVVDIESTVQSIQRAVEEAELMAGCEIRSVYASISGNHVQCRNSPGIVPIRDGEVTWGDLDRVLEAAKAVAIPADQKILHAIPREYKLDNSQEGIRNPVGMTGVRLEVDAHLVFCAQSAAANISKCVQRCGLQIDDLIFSSLASSVAVLTSDERELGVVLVDVGAGTTDLAVFVQGAICHTASLPIAGDQVTNDIAHMLRTPTPEAEQIKVRYACALAQLATAEESIQVPSVGDRPPRRLPRHSLAQAVQQRYEEIFEMVQAELRRSGFEERVRAGMVLTGGASKMEGVVELAEEMLQMPVRVGIPQHVTGLGEVVGNPVHATGVGLLLMGSQIEHPRRPSLPTGKAGSWFKKIQNWYRGEF, via the coding sequence ATGAATCGCAAGGGCGACAAATCGCTGATCGTCGGACTCGACATCGGCACCTCCAAGGTCACGGCGCTGGTCGGCGAATACGCGCCGGGCAATCCCATCGAAGTGATCGGCATCGGCTCGCACGAATCGCGCGGACTCAAGCGCGGCGTGGTGGTCGATATCGAGTCCACCGTGCAATCAATCCAGCGCGCGGTGGAGGAGGCCGAGTTGATGGCCGGCTGCGAAATCCGCTCGGTCTACGCCTCGATTTCCGGCAACCACGTGCAATGCCGCAACTCGCCTGGCATCGTGCCGATCCGTGATGGCGAAGTGACCTGGGGCGATCTGGATCGCGTGCTGGAAGCGGCCAAGGCCGTGGCCATCCCGGCGGATCAGAAAATCCTTCATGCCATCCCGCGCGAGTACAAGCTGGACAACTCGCAGGAAGGCATCCGCAATCCGGTCGGCATGACCGGCGTGCGCCTGGAAGTGGACGCGCACCTGGTGTTCTGCGCGCAGTCGGCCGCGGCCAACATCAGCAAGTGCGTGCAGCGTTGCGGTTTGCAGATTGACGATCTGATCTTCTCCTCGCTGGCCTCCAGCGTGGCGGTGCTGACCAGCGACGAGCGTGAACTGGGCGTGGTGCTGGTCGATGTCGGCGCGGGCACCACCGACCTGGCGGTGTTCGTGCAGGGCGCGATCTGCCACACGGCCTCGCTGCCGATTGCCGGCGATCAGGTCACCAACGACATCGCCCACATGCTGCGCACGCCCACCCCGGAAGCCGAGCAGATCAAGGTGCGTTACGCCTGCGCCTTGGCGCAGCTGGCCACCGCCGAAGAAAGCATCCAGGTGCCGAGCGTGGGCGATCGTCCGCCGCGACGCCTGCCGCGTCATTCGCTGGCGCAGGCCGTGCAGCAGCGCTACGAGGAAATCTTCGAGATGGTGCAGGCCGAACTGCGCCGTTCCGGTTTCGAAGAGCGCGTGCGTGCCGGCATGGTCCTGACCGGCGGCGCTTCCAAGATGGAAGGCGTGGTCGAACTGGCCGAGGAAATGTTGCAGATGCCGGTGCGCGTGGGCATTCCGCAGCACGTCACCGGCTTGGGCGAAGTGGTTGGCAATCCGGTCCACGCCACCGGCGTGGGCCTGCTGCTGATGGGCAGCCAGATAGAACATCCGCGGCGTCCGTCCCTGCCTACGGGCAAGGCCGGCAGCTGGTTCAAGAAGATCCAGAACTGGTATCGCGGCGAGTTTTGA
- the ftsW gene encoding putative lipid II flippase FtsW, whose translation MNDRARQATRLEAIGGRYDPWLLGAALALASLGVVMVASSSISQTASPFYYLIRHVLFLGVGIGLAVWAMRTELKTIEHYNQLLLLGCVGLLVLVFVPGLGQSVKGAHRWINLGVSNFQVVEAVKVFFIVWLASYLVRFRDEVNATWTAMLKPLGVVVVLVGLLLMQPDFGSSSLLLSITAGMLVLGGVNMPRMFGPVLVGLPVLAVIAIAEPYRMRRLTSFADPWADPFGSGYQLTNALMAIGRGEWTGIGLGGSVLKLNYLPEVHTDFIFSVIGEELGFAGICLVIALYALLVGRAFWVGLRCVEMGRHFAGYCAFGIALWIGLQSFVSMGVNLGLLPTKGLTLPLISSGGSSVLMTCVAMGLLLRVSYELDRAARQVALRGEALGDVPASADPAAAPSRDAAPVSATAAAAAAQVTAPAVRGTSRLRQRIEPIFERMA comes from the coding sequence ATGAACGATCGCGCCCGCCAAGCCACGCGCCTGGAAGCCATCGGAGGTCGCTACGACCCGTGGCTGCTGGGCGCTGCGCTGGCGCTGGCGTCGCTGGGCGTGGTGATGGTGGCGTCGAGCTCGATCTCGCAGACTGCCAGCCCGTTCTACTACCTGATCCGCCACGTGCTGTTCCTGGGCGTGGGCATCGGCCTGGCCGTGTGGGCCATGCGCACCGAGCTCAAGACCATCGAGCACTACAACCAGTTGCTGCTGCTGGGTTGCGTGGGCCTGCTGGTGTTGGTGTTCGTGCCCGGCCTGGGCCAGAGCGTGAAAGGCGCGCACCGCTGGATCAACCTGGGCGTGTCCAACTTCCAGGTGGTGGAAGCGGTCAAGGTGTTCTTCATCGTCTGGCTGGCTAGTTACCTGGTGCGTTTCCGCGACGAGGTCAACGCCACCTGGACCGCGATGCTCAAGCCGCTGGGCGTGGTGGTGGTGCTGGTCGGGCTGTTGCTGATGCAGCCGGACTTTGGTTCCTCGTCGCTGTTGCTGTCGATCACCGCCGGCATGCTGGTGCTGGGCGGGGTCAACATGCCGCGCATGTTCGGCCCGGTGCTGGTCGGCCTGCCGGTGCTGGCGGTCATCGCCATCGCCGAGCCGTATCGCATGCGCCGCCTGACCTCCTTCGCCGATCCGTGGGCGGATCCGTTCGGCAGCGGGTACCAGCTGACCAATGCGCTGATGGCCATCGGCCGCGGTGAGTGGACCGGCATCGGCCTGGGCGGTTCGGTGCTCAAGCTCAACTACCTGCCTGAAGTGCACACCGACTTCATCTTCTCGGTCATCGGCGAGGAACTCGGCTTTGCCGGCATCTGCCTGGTGATCGCGCTGTATGCGCTGCTGGTCGGCCGTGCGTTCTGGGTGGGCCTGCGCTGCGTGGAAATGGGCCGGCATTTTGCCGGCTACTGCGCGTTCGGCATCGCCCTGTGGATTGGCCTGCAGAGCTTCGTCTCGATGGGCGTCAACCTGGGACTGCTGCCGACCAAGGGGCTGACCCTGCCGCTGATTTCTTCCGGCGGGTCCAGCGTGCTGATGACGTGCGTGGCCATGGGCCTGTTACTGCGCGTGTCGTACGAACTGGATCGCGCAGCACGCCAGGTGGCCTTGCGTGGCGAAGCGCTCGGTGATGTCCCCGCCAGTGCCGACCCGGCTGCGGCTCCGTCGCGCGATGCCGCGCCGGTCAGTGCAACGGCTGCCGCGGCGGCCGCGCAGGTAACGGCGCCGGCCGTGCGCGGCACCAGTCGACTGCGCCAGCGCATCGAACCGATCTTCGAGAGGATGGCATGA
- the murG gene encoding undecaprenyldiphospho-muramoylpentapeptide beta-N-acetylglucosaminyltransferase: protein MSSATPSIASSAPVMVLAGGTGGHIFPALAVAKVLRSRGVPVTWLGADGAMETRLVPPHGIHLDTLAIAGLRGKGKATLLAAPLRVARAVMSAMGVLRARKPRAVISFGGFAAGPGGMAARLLGKPLLVHEQNRAPGFTNRVLVRFARRVLTGFPGSFAQREEYVGNPVREEIAAIAPPRQRMAERVGPLRLLVLGGSQGARALNQAVPKALAMLGAEFRVDVRHQCGEKMREQAAQCYAQAGVEASVEAFITDMAGAYAWADLVVCRAGASTLAELCAAGVGSILVPFPQAVDDHQTRNAEFLVERHAAILFKQDDYLAERLHGALSDLASHADKRVAMAESARALAKTDAADRIADIILEESK, encoded by the coding sequence ATGAGCAGCGCCACGCCCTCGATCGCCTCCTCCGCACCGGTGATGGTGCTGGCCGGTGGTACTGGTGGCCATATCTTCCCGGCGCTGGCCGTGGCCAAGGTGCTGCGCTCGCGCGGCGTGCCGGTCACCTGGCTGGGCGCCGACGGCGCCATGGAAACCCGGCTCGTACCGCCGCATGGCATTCATCTGGACACGCTGGCCATCGCCGGCCTGCGTGGCAAGGGCAAGGCCACCTTGCTGGCGGCGCCGCTGCGGGTGGCGCGCGCGGTGATGTCGGCCATGGGCGTGCTGCGTGCGCGCAAGCCGCGCGCGGTGATCAGCTTTGGCGGCTTTGCCGCCGGTCCCGGTGGCATGGCCGCGCGCCTGCTCGGCAAGCCGTTGCTGGTGCACGAACAGAACCGCGCGCCGGGCTTTACCAATCGCGTGCTGGTGCGCTTCGCGCGCCGCGTGCTGACCGGTTTCCCGGGCAGCTTCGCCCAGCGCGAGGAATACGTAGGCAATCCGGTGCGCGAAGAAATCGCCGCCATCGCACCGCCGAGGCAACGCATGGCCGAGCGTGTCGGTCCCCTGCGTTTGCTGGTGCTGGGTGGCAGCCAGGGTGCGCGTGCGCTGAACCAGGCGGTGCCCAAGGCGCTGGCGATGCTGGGCGCGGAGTTCCGCGTCGACGTGCGTCACCAGTGTGGCGAAAAAATGCGCGAACAAGCCGCGCAGTGCTACGCCCAGGCCGGCGTGGAAGCCAGCGTGGAAGCCTTCATCACCGACATGGCCGGCGCCTATGCCTGGGCTGATCTGGTGGTGTGCCGCGCCGGTGCATCCACGCTCGCCGAACTGTGCGCGGCGGGCGTGGGCAGCATCCTGGTGCCGTTCCCGCAAGCCGTGGACGACCACCAGACCCGCAATGCCGAATTTCTGGTCGAACGCCACGCCGCCATCCTGTTCAAGCAGGACGACTACCTGGCAGAACGCCTGCACGGCGCACTGAGCGATCTGGCCAGCCACGCCGACAAGCGCGTGGCGATGGCCGAGTCCGCGCGTGCGCTGGCCAAGACCGATGCAGCCGATCGCATCGCCGACATCATCCTGGAAGAGAGCAAATGA
- a CDS encoding D-alanine--D-alanine ligase, producing the protein MSSFVFPSPRVTDPAQFGRVAVLLGGTSSEAEVSRDSGRNVLEALRARGVDAVAVDGIPALAEALVQRRFDRVFNILHGHKGGGEDGVVQGLMEAFGMPYTGSPVLGSALSMDKVRTKQVWLSLGLPTPRYVRLLKGDDVHAAARSLGLPVIVKPANEGSSVGVTRVFADADLDSAVELAIRYDGELLMEQLIEGDELTVAVLGDIALPSIRIVPKGQWYDYHAKYVAEDTQYLCPGLEGAAEEEIRDIALAAFRAAGCRGWGRVDVMRDRNSGRFYLLEVNTAPGMTSHSLVPKSAGKAGLGFEELCWRILEQTLPEETLA; encoded by the coding sequence ATGAGCAGTTTCGTGTTCCCATCGCCCCGCGTGACCGACCCGGCCCAGTTCGGCCGCGTCGCCGTGCTGCTGGGCGGTACCTCCAGCGAGGCCGAAGTCTCGCGCGACTCCGGCCGCAACGTGCTGGAAGCACTGCGTGCGCGCGGTGTGGACGCCGTGGCGGTGGATGGCATTCCGGCGCTGGCCGAGGCGCTCGTGCAGCGCCGCTTTGATCGCGTCTTCAACATCCTGCATGGCCACAAGGGCGGCGGCGAAGACGGCGTGGTGCAGGGGCTGATGGAAGCCTTCGGCATGCCCTACACCGGCTCGCCGGTATTGGGTTCGGCGCTGAGCATGGACAAGGTGCGGACCAAGCAGGTGTGGTTGTCGCTGGGCCTGCCGACGCCGCGTTACGTGCGCCTGCTCAAGGGCGATGACGTCCACGCCGCCGCGCGCTCGCTGGGGCTGCCGGTGATCGTCAAGCCGGCCAATGAAGGCTCCAGCGTCGGCGTGACCCGGGTCTTCGCCGATGCCGATCTGGATTCGGCGGTGGAGCTGGCCATCCGTTACGACGGCGAACTGCTGATGGAGCAGTTGATTGAAGGCGACGAACTGACCGTGGCCGTGCTGGGTGATATCGCGCTGCCTTCGATCCGAATCGTGCCCAAGGGCCAGTGGTACGACTACCACGCCAAGTACGTGGCCGAGGACACCCAGTACCTGTGCCCGGGCCTGGAAGGCGCGGCCGAGGAAGAAATCCGCGACATCGCGCTGGCCGCGTTCCGCGCCGCCGGCTGCCGTGGCTGGGGCCGCGTGGACGTGATGCGGGATCGCAACAGCGGCCGCTTCTATCTGCTTGAAGTCAACACTGCGCCGGGCATGACCAGCCACTCGCTGGTGCCCAAGTCTGCCGGCAAGGCAGGCCTGGGTTTCGAAGAACTGTGCTGGCGGATCCTGGAACAGACACTGCCGGAGGAAACCTTGGCGTGA
- a CDS encoding cell division protein FtsQ/DivIB has translation MSALLRILAWVLAVALVALPVVAVVNGWIGADRWPLSKLRVHGEFKRVDANQLRGALLPYAKRGFFAVDLQQAQDAIEKLPWVERAEVRKRWPDVLEVSIVEHRPFARWGDDRLLSEHGHLFPTPKALEGLKLPQLGGPDSQVMEVVALYNESRQLFAPLGMQVDSLVMDRRGSWTLLLANGTEVVIGRADARPRLTRFVRMLPQILGRTDEALQRADLRYTNGFALTWKSGRSNGAASAAPAATPSTVVAAPVAAVVRAVRAHTLAHGITPFHPISGFAT, from the coding sequence GTGAGCGCCCTGTTGCGCATCCTGGCGTGGGTCTTGGCGGTGGCGCTCGTAGCGCTGCCGGTCGTGGCCGTGGTCAATGGCTGGATCGGCGCCGATCGCTGGCCGTTGAGCAAGCTGCGCGTGCACGGCGAGTTCAAGCGCGTGGATGCCAACCAGTTGCGCGGTGCGCTGCTGCCGTACGCCAAGCGCGGCTTCTTCGCGGTGGATCTGCAGCAGGCGCAGGACGCCATCGAGAAGTTGCCATGGGTGGAGCGCGCCGAAGTGCGCAAGCGTTGGCCGGACGTGCTGGAAGTGAGCATCGTCGAACACCGCCCGTTCGCGCGCTGGGGTGATGATCGCCTGCTGTCCGAACACGGCCACCTGTTCCCCACACCCAAGGCGCTGGAAGGTCTGAAGCTGCCGCAGCTGGGCGGACCGGATTCGCAGGTGATGGAAGTGGTGGCGCTGTACAACGAATCGCGCCAGCTGTTCGCGCCGCTGGGCATGCAGGTGGACAGCCTGGTGATGGATCGCCGTGGCAGCTGGACGCTGTTGCTGGCCAACGGTACCGAAGTGGTGATTGGCCGCGCCGACGCGCGCCCGCGCCTGACCCGCTTCGTGCGGATGCTGCCGCAGATCCTGGGCCGCACCGACGAAGCGCTGCAGCGCGCCGACCTGCGTTACACCAACGGATTTGCCCTGACCTGGAAGAGCGGCCGCAGCAACGGCGCCGCCAGTGCCGCGCCTGCCGCCACGCCTTCCACTGTCGTCGCCGCGCCCGTGGCCGCGGTAGTGCGCGCGGTGCGCGCGCACACGCTTGCTCACGGCATCACTCCTTTCCACCCCATTTCTGGTTTCGCAACATGA
- the mraY gene encoding phospho-N-acetylmuramoyl-pentapeptide-transferase, translating into MLLELARWLQSLENFFGLFGYLTFRGILAALTSLALSLWWGPAVIRRLAQFKGGQPIRQDGPQTHFSKAGTPTMGGGLILMTVLAAVLLWGDLRNKYVWVVLLVMLAFGAIGWYDDWIKIVRRDPNGLKSRWKYLAQSVFGLIAGLYLYLYADVPAATTFYVPFFKSIALPLAGISFVAIAYFWIVGFSNAVNLTDGLDGLAIMPTVLVACALGIFAYASGNAVFSNYLQIPQVPGAGELVIICAAIAGAGLGFLWFNTYPAMVFMGDIGALALGAVLGAIAVIVRQELVLVIMGGIFVIETLSVMIQVASFKLTGKRVFRMAPIHHHFELKGWPEPRVIVRFWIISVVLVLIGLATLKVR; encoded by the coding sequence ATGTTGCTTGAACTCGCTCGCTGGTTGCAGAGCCTGGAAAATTTCTTCGGCCTGTTCGGCTACCTGACTTTCCGCGGCATCCTGGCGGCGCTGACATCGTTGGCGCTTTCGCTGTGGTGGGGACCGGCGGTGATCCGTCGCCTGGCCCAGTTCAAGGGTGGCCAGCCGATCCGCCAGGACGGCCCGCAGACGCATTTCTCCAAGGCCGGCACGCCGACCATGGGCGGCGGCCTGATCCTGATGACCGTGCTGGCCGCGGTGTTGCTGTGGGGTGACCTGCGCAACAAGTATGTGTGGGTGGTATTGCTGGTGATGTTGGCCTTTGGCGCCATCGGCTGGTACGACGACTGGATCAAGATCGTCCGCCGCGATCCGAACGGCCTGAAGTCGCGCTGGAAGTATCTGGCCCAATCCGTGTTCGGGCTGATCGCCGGCCTGTACCTGTATCTGTACGCCGACGTGCCGGCGGCGACCACCTTCTATGTGCCGTTCTTCAAATCGATCGCCTTGCCGCTGGCCGGCATCAGCTTCGTGGCGATCGCCTACTTCTGGATTGTCGGCTTCTCCAACGCGGTCAACCTGACCGACGGCCTGGATGGCCTGGCGATCATGCCGACCGTGCTGGTCGCCTGTGCACTGGGCATCTTCGCCTACGCCTCCGGCAACGCGGTGTTCTCCAACTATCTGCAGATTCCGCAGGTGCCGGGAGCGGGCGAGCTGGTGATCATCTGCGCGGCCATCGCCGGCGCAGGCCTGGGCTTCCTGTGGTTCAACACCTATCCGGCCATGGTGTTCATGGGCGACATCGGCGCGCTGGCGCTGGGCGCGGTGCTGGGCGCCATTGCCGTGATCGTCCGCCAGGAACTGGTGCTGGTGATCATGGGCGGCATCTTCGTCATCGAAACGCTGTCGGTGATGATCCAGGTGGCTTCGTTCAAGCTCACCGGCAAGCGCGTGTTCCGGATGGCGCCGATCCATCACCACTTCGAGCTCAAGGGCTGGCCGGAGCCGCGCGTGATCGTGCGCTTCTGGATCATTTCGGTGGTGCTGGTGCTGATTGGCCTGGCCACGTTGAAGGTGCGCTGA
- the ftsZ gene encoding cell division protein FtsZ — MAHFELVEKMAPNAVIKVVGVGGGGGNAVAHMVNSSVDGVEFITANTDSQAIKNCGAKLQLQLGGNVTKGLGAGANPEVGRQAALEDRERIIEALDGADMVFITAGMGGGTGTGAAPVVAQLAKEMGILTVAVVTKPFPFEGRRRMQVALKGIEELSHHCDSLITIPNEKLITVLGRNATMIQAFRAANDVLLGAVQGIADLIVRPGLINVDFADVRTVMSEMGLAMMGTGHARGDDRAQAAAESAIQNPLLDDVNLSGANGILVNITAGPDFTMAEFDEVGRTIEGFASEDATVVVGTVLDPEMQDEVRVTVVATGLNRSAGRQAVGGRGGMERETVRAPIKLVRDATTGLPAYDAMANLDPVADAVGGLGLRRGSASPAPSMSSAPVAAAADLPADYLDIPAFLRRQAD, encoded by the coding sequence ATGGCACATTTCGAACTGGTTGAAAAAATGGCTCCGAATGCGGTGATCAAGGTGGTGGGCGTGGGCGGCGGCGGCGGCAACGCCGTGGCGCACATGGTCAACAGCAGCGTGGATGGCGTCGAGTTCATCACTGCCAACACCGATTCGCAGGCCATCAAGAATTGCGGCGCCAAGTTGCAACTGCAGCTGGGCGGCAACGTCACCAAGGGTCTGGGCGCTGGCGCCAACCCGGAAGTGGGTCGCCAGGCCGCACTGGAAGATCGCGAGCGCATCATCGAAGCGCTGGACGGCGCCGACATGGTGTTCATCACCGCCGGCATGGGCGGTGGCACCGGTACCGGCGCAGCGCCGGTGGTAGCGCAGCTGGCCAAGGAGATGGGCATCCTGACCGTGGCCGTGGTGACCAAGCCGTTCCCGTTCGAAGGCCGTCGCCGCATGCAGGTGGCGCTCAAGGGCATCGAGGAACTGAGCCATCACTGCGACTCGCTGATCACCATCCCCAATGAAAAGCTGATCACCGTGCTGGGCCGAAACGCCACCATGATCCAGGCCTTCCGCGCCGCCAACGACGTGCTGCTGGGCGCCGTGCAGGGCATCGCCGATCTGATCGTGCGTCCGGGCCTGATCAACGTCGACTTTGCCGACGTGCGCACCGTGATGAGCGAAATGGGCCTGGCGATGATGGGCACTGGCCATGCGCGTGGTGATGATCGTGCCCAGGCTGCGGCCGAGAGCGCGATCCAGAACCCGCTGCTGGACGACGTCAACCTGTCCGGCGCCAACGGCATCCTGGTCAACATCACCGCCGGTCCGGACTTCACCATGGCCGAGTTCGACGAAGTGGGCCGCACCATCGAAGGCTTTGCATCGGAAGACGCCACCGTGGTCGTCGGCACCGTGCTGGATCCGGAAATGCAGGACGAAGTGCGCGTGACCGTGGTCGCCACCGGCCTGAACCGCAGCGCCGGCCGTCAGGCGGTGGGTGGTCGCGGCGGCATGGAACGCGAGACGGTGCGTGCGCCGATCAAGCTGGTCCGTGACGCCACCACCGGCCTGCCGGCGTATGACGCCATGGCCAACCTGGATCCGGTGGCCGATGCCGTCGGTGGCCTGGGCCTGCGCCGTGGTTCGGCCAGCCCGGCGCCGAGCATGTCCTCCGCTCCGGTCGCCGCCGCAGCGGACCTGCCGGCGGACTACCTGGATATCCCGGCCTTCCTGCGTCGCCAGGCCGACTGA
- the lpxC gene encoding UDP-3-O-acyl-N-acetylglucosamine deacetylase: MAQQRTLKNVIRATGVGLHSGEKVYMTLRPAPVDTGVVFRRVDLEPVVEMPASAELVTETTLCTGLTCQGAKVQTVEHLMSALAGLGVDNVYVELSSAELPIMDGSAGPFVFLLQSAGIAEQNAPKRFIRITAPIEVTDGDKVARFTPYNGFKVGFTVKFDHPMIPAAQSRAEVEFSTGAYIKEVSRARTFGFMRDLEYMRERNLGLGGSMDNAIVLDEFRVLNDDGLRYADEFVRHKILDAIGDLYLAGRPILGAYEGYKSGHALNNKLVRALLAQPQAWEEVTFQDAGRPSPVLYGTPATASA, encoded by the coding sequence ATGGCCCAACAACGAACCCTCAAGAACGTCATCCGCGCCACCGGCGTGGGCCTGCACAGTGGCGAAAAGGTCTACATGACCTTGCGTCCGGCCCCGGTGGATACCGGAGTGGTGTTCCGTCGCGTCGACCTCGAGCCGGTCGTTGAAATGCCCGCGAGCGCCGAGCTGGTCACCGAGACCACGCTCTGCACCGGCCTGACCTGCCAGGGCGCCAAAGTCCAGACCGTTGAACACCTGATGTCGGCACTCGCCGGCCTCGGCGTGGACAACGTCTATGTGGAACTGTCCTCGGCCGAACTGCCGATCATGGATGGCTCGGCCGGTCCGTTCGTGTTCCTGCTGCAGTCGGCGGGCATCGCCGAGCAGAACGCACCCAAGCGCTTCATCCGGATCACCGCACCGATTGAAGTGACCGACGGCGACAAGGTCGCCCGCTTCACCCCGTACAACGGCTTCAAGGTCGGCTTCACGGTCAAGTTCGATCACCCGATGATTCCGGCCGCGCAATCACGCGCCGAGGTGGAGTTCTCCACCGGGGCGTACATCAAGGAAGTCTCGCGCGCCCGCACCTTCGGCTTCATGCGCGATTTGGAATACATGCGCGAGCGCAACCTGGGCCTGGGCGGCTCGATGGACAACGCCATCGTCCTGGACGAGTTCCGTGTGCTCAACGACGACGGCCTGCGTTACGCCGACGAGTTCGTCCGCCACAAGATCCTCGACGCCATCGGCGATCTCTACCTGGCCGGTCGCCCGATCCTGGGCGCCTACGAGGGCTACAAGTCCGGCCATGCGCTCAACAACAAGCTGGTCCGGGCCCTGCTGGCCCAACCGCAGGCCTGGGAAGAAGTGACCTTCCAGGACGCCGGCCGGCCCTCGCCGGTGCTCTACGGCACCCCGGCCACGGCCTCGGCCTGA